The following are encoded together in the Flavihumibacter fluvii genome:
- a CDS encoding DUF2202 domain-containing protein, whose protein sequence is MEKQIIKQVKTVFLFALVSIGMACNKTNDATSPIAVTEYEKTSLQYMREEEKLARDVYQYLYTVHGTAIFSNIANSEQTHMDAIKQLLLKYGITDPVQDDTRGAFTNAHLQDLYAQLTSAGEISPASGLRVGATIEDLDLFDLGTELDKVTNVDIVRVYTSLSKGSRNHLRNFYAQLLTLGETYTPQYISAEEFSSIINSPMETGN, encoded by the coding sequence ATGGAAAAGCAAATTATTAAGCAGGTAAAAACAGTATTCCTGTTTGCCCTGGTATCCATTGGGATGGCATGTAATAAAACCAATGATGCAACCTCACCAATTGCTGTAACGGAGTATGAAAAGACATCACTGCAGTATATGCGGGAGGAAGAAAAACTGGCCCGGGATGTTTACCAATATTTATATACTGTTCATGGAACAGCAATTTTTTCCAACATAGCCAATAGCGAACAAACGCATATGGATGCTATAAAGCAATTATTGCTGAAGTATGGTATTACTGATCCGGTACAGGATGATACCCGGGGGGCTTTTACAAATGCACACCTGCAGGACTTATATGCACAGTTGACCAGTGCCGGGGAAATCAGTCCGGCCTCAGGTCTCCGTGTGGGAGCCACCATTGAAGACCTTGATTTATTTGACCTGGGGACGGAATTGGATAAAGTCACAAATGTTGATATAGTTAGGGTATATACCAGTCTTTCAAAAGGAAGCCGAAATCACCTGAGGAATTTTTACGCACAATTGCTTACTTTGGGAGAGACATATACTCCACAGTATATCTCTGCAGAAGAGTTCAGTTCAATTATAAACAGTCCAATGGAAACAGGAAATTGA
- a CDS encoding prolyl oligopeptidase family serine peptidase yields MRSCLLIFFLCTALLRESYAQDLSLFEKKVFVSTKGDTLLYRILYPENYDRSKTYPLVMFLHGAGERGNDNEAQLMHGSKLFLADSNRKNFPAIVVFPQCPLNIAWSSVNVDRTKQPLEFRFDYKQPQTAPMRSVLALTQELIASESVNKKRVYITGLSMGGMGTFEAVYHMPALFAAAAPICGGGDGASYNRKTAKVPFWIFHGDADPVVNAQLSRDMVERLKKLKGKVKYSEYPGVGHNSWDNAFAEPGFLAWMFAQSK; encoded by the coding sequence ATGCGATCATGCCTGTTGATCTTTTTCCTCTGTACAGCATTGCTGCGGGAGTCTTATGCCCAGGACCTTTCCCTTTTTGAGAAGAAAGTGTTTGTGAGTACAAAGGGCGATACATTGCTGTATCGTATCCTGTATCCGGAAAATTATGACCGCAGCAAAACCTATCCGCTTGTGATGTTCCTGCATGGTGCTGGTGAAAGGGGAAATGATAATGAAGCACAACTAATGCATGGATCAAAATTGTTCCTGGCAGATTCCAACCGTAAAAACTTTCCGGCAATTGTGGTTTTCCCGCAATGCCCTTTAAATATTGCCTGGAGCTCTGTGAATGTGGACCGGACCAAACAACCACTGGAATTCAGGTTCGATTATAAGCAACCGCAAACTGCACCGATGCGCTCGGTGCTTGCATTAACACAGGAATTGATCGCCAGCGAAAGTGTTAATAAGAAAAGAGTGTATATCACCGGCTTATCGATGGGAGGCATGGGCACCTTTGAGGCAGTATACCATATGCCCGCTTTATTTGCGGCAGCAGCACCTATTTGTGGCGGCGGCGATGGGGCATCCTACAACCGTAAAACAGCTAAAGTACCCTTCTGGATTTTTCATGGTGATGCCGATCCTGTTGTGAATGCACAGTTATCCCGCGATATGGTCGAACGCCTGAAAAAATTGAAAGGCAAGGTTAAATATTCCGAGTATCCGGGTGTTGGCCACAATAGCTGGGACAATGCTTTTGCTGAACCAGGTTTCCTGGCATGGATGTTTGCCCAATCAAAATAA
- a CDS encoding UxaA family hydrolase, giving the protein MSQKFLQIHPKDNVLVALTNLKKGEIISWAGQSLQLLDDIPVKHKLAIAPLQTGDPVYMYGVLVGKAQKAVPAGGCITTENLKHAAEPFDYHGVQYKWDAPDVSRFAKRTFNGYHRNDGRVGTANYWLFIPTVFCENRNLDVIKEALVNELGYGVTEKYKHFTRKLAEAVANGDNLDTIQLSNGQPAHHRVFPHVDGIKFLNHDGGCGGIRQDSAILGKLLAAYANHPNVGGITLLSLGCQHLQTNDFLMELKSQYPGFDKPLFVFEQQQAGKETDLISAAIRKTFEGLQLINQQERKPATLDHLCVGVKCGGSDGFSGISANPAVGYCADLLVALGAKVLLAEFPELCGAEQELIDRSVDEKTARKFIHLMRSYEAQANLVGSGFDMNPSPGNIRDGLITDAIKSAGAAKKGGNSPVVDVLDYTEQATKPGLSLVCTPGNDVEATTGKAASGATLILFTTGLGTPTGNPVCPTIKIATNTALALRMPDIIDIDTGGIITGEKSIAQMGEEILEYCIRAASGEVIPRAVQLNQDDFIPWKRGVSL; this is encoded by the coding sequence ATGTCCCAAAAATTCCTGCAGATACATCCGAAAGATAATGTGCTGGTAGCCCTAACTAATTTGAAAAAAGGCGAAATCATCTCCTGGGCCGGGCAATCCCTGCAATTGTTGGATGATATCCCTGTAAAACATAAACTGGCCATTGCGCCGCTACAGACCGGTGATCCGGTTTATATGTATGGTGTACTGGTAGGTAAAGCCCAGAAAGCTGTTCCGGCTGGGGGCTGCATCACCACTGAAAACCTGAAGCATGCTGCGGAGCCATTCGATTACCATGGGGTTCAATACAAATGGGATGCACCCGATGTAAGCCGTTTTGCGAAGCGTACGTTCAATGGTTACCACCGCAACGATGGCCGCGTTGGCACCGCTAATTACTGGTTGTTTATACCTACGGTTTTCTGTGAGAACAGGAACCTCGATGTAATTAAAGAGGCCCTGGTTAATGAACTTGGTTATGGGGTTACAGAAAAGTATAAGCACTTCACCAGAAAACTGGCTGAAGCGGTGGCTAATGGAGATAACCTTGACACGATTCAGTTATCAAATGGACAACCTGCGCACCATCGGGTATTCCCCCATGTGGATGGCATCAAATTCCTGAACCATGATGGTGGTTGTGGCGGTATCCGGCAGGATTCTGCCATCCTCGGCAAACTCCTGGCGGCTTATGCCAACCATCCCAATGTTGGCGGGATTACTTTGTTGAGCCTGGGTTGCCAGCATCTGCAGACCAATGATTTCTTAATGGAGTTGAAAAGCCAGTATCCTGGTTTTGACAAGCCTTTATTTGTATTTGAGCAACAGCAGGCGGGGAAAGAAACTGACCTGATTTCTGCCGCTATCCGGAAAACATTTGAAGGCCTGCAACTGATCAACCAGCAGGAAAGAAAACCTGCCACCCTTGACCATCTTTGTGTTGGTGTTAAATGTGGCGGCAGCGATGGTTTTAGCGGCATATCTGCAAATCCGGCTGTTGGTTATTGTGCCGATTTACTGGTTGCGTTAGGCGCTAAAGTGTTACTCGCCGAATTCCCGGAATTATGTGGTGCTGAGCAGGAATTGATCGACCGTAGTGTTGATGAAAAGACGGCCCGGAAATTCATTCACCTGATGCGTTCCTATGAAGCCCAGGCCAACCTGGTGGGCTCTGGATTTGATATGAATCCCTCTCCGGGAAATATCCGGGATGGATTGATTACGGATGCCATCAAAAGTGCCGGCGCTGCAAAAAAAGGGGGCAACTCTCCTGTAGTGGATGTTTTGGATTATACCGAACAGGCCACCAAACCCGGACTCAGCCTGGTTTGTACACCCGGTAATGATGTGGAAGCTACAACGGGAAAAGCAGCCTCGGGTGCTACCCTGATCTTATTTACAACCGGCCTTGGAACGCCAACCGGCAATCCGGTTTGCCCAACCATTAAGATCGCTACCAATACAGCCCTTGCCCTAAGGATGCCGGATATCATCGATATTGATACCGGTGGTATTATCACCGGGGAGAAATCCATTGCACAAATGGGTGAAGAGATCCTGGAATATTGTATCAGGGCAGCAAGCGGAGAAGTTATTCCCAGGGCGGTGCAACTGAACCAGGATGATTTTATCCCCTGGAAACGCGGCGTGAGCTTGTAA
- a CDS encoding SDR family oxidoreductase has protein sequence MLNDFITFNNSKMNLELQDKVIIVTGGAKGIGEGIVRVLAAEGAIPVIIGRDGNDNNKIVNDLLAKGHRVGQFVAELTDPEASKKAVDSVVKEFGAIHGLVNNAGVNDGVGLESGDYERFMASLHKNVVHYYLMAKYALPELKKTKGAIVNITSKVAETGQGNTSGYAAANGGRNALTREWAVELLKYGIRVNAIVVAECWTPLYENWIRTLPDPQAKLAEINASIPLENRMTTAEELANTTAFLLSKRSSHTTGQLIHVDGGYVHLDRTIKP, from the coding sequence ATGCTGAACGATTTTATCACCTTCAATAATAGTAAGATGAATCTTGAATTACAGGATAAAGTGATCATAGTAACCGGTGGGGCAAAGGGGATTGGGGAAGGCATTGTACGTGTGCTTGCTGCTGAAGGTGCCATACCCGTTATCATAGGCCGGGATGGAAATGACAATAATAAAATAGTGAATGACCTCCTTGCAAAAGGGCATCGTGTGGGGCAATTTGTTGCGGAATTAACGGATCCGGAAGCCAGTAAAAAAGCAGTGGATAGTGTTGTGAAGGAATTTGGTGCGATACATGGACTCGTGAACAATGCCGGTGTGAATGACGGGGTGGGATTGGAGTCCGGCGATTATGAACGTTTCATGGCATCACTGCACAAAAATGTCGTGCATTATTACCTGATGGCAAAATATGCATTGCCTGAATTAAAAAAGACAAAAGGTGCCATTGTAAATATCACTTCCAAGGTCGCAGAGACCGGCCAGGGCAATACTTCGGGCTATGCTGCTGCAAATGGTGGCCGGAATGCGCTCACCCGCGAATGGGCCGTGGAATTATTAAAATATGGTATCCGTGTAAATGCTATTGTAGTAGCAGAGTGCTGGACGCCACTCTACGAAAACTGGATCAGGACCTTACCCGATCCGCAGGCAAAGCTGGCAGAGATCAATGCCAGCATACCCCTGGAAAACCGCATGACCACTGCGGAAGAGCTAGCTAATACGACCGCATTTTTATTATCAAAAAGATCGAGCCATACAACCGGCCAGCTGATCCATGTAGACGGCGGTTATGTGCATCTCGACAGAACCATTAAACCTTAA
- a CDS encoding amidohydrolase family protein has translation MARIDAHQHFWKFDPVRDAWINDDMCRIQRDFFPEDLAPVLAANGIDGTIAVQADQSEAENAFLLGLAQKNDFIKGVVGWVDFCSPGIEERLHYYRSFPKMKGFRHVLQGEKDRAYMLLPDFKRGISLLHKYGYTYDILIYPDQLEYALAFCQAFPEQAFIIDHLAKPAIRANGLATWKKDITKFKDQSHVHCKVSGIVTEADWNNWTADEIYPYLDVVVDTFGINRLLFGSDWPVCLVAAEYNQAKALIVEYFAAFTPGENELLFGGNAERFYHLQ, from the coding sequence ATGGCAAGGATTGATGCCCACCAGCATTTTTGGAAATTTGATCCGGTGCGTGATGCCTGGATCAATGACGACATGTGCAGGATCCAACGCGATTTCTTTCCTGAAGACCTTGCACCTGTTTTAGCGGCCAATGGTATCGATGGAACCATTGCTGTGCAGGCAGACCAAAGTGAAGCGGAAAATGCCTTCCTGCTGGGACTGGCACAAAAAAATGATTTCATCAAAGGGGTGGTTGGATGGGTTGATTTTTGTTCGCCAGGCATAGAGGAAAGGCTTCATTATTATCGCAGCTTTCCGAAAATGAAAGGGTTTCGCCATGTTTTGCAGGGTGAAAAAGACCGGGCCTATATGTTATTGCCCGATTTTAAAAGAGGCATTTCCCTATTGCACAAATATGGCTATACCTATGATATCCTTATCTATCCGGACCAACTGGAATATGCATTAGCATTCTGCCAGGCATTTCCGGAACAGGCTTTTATCATCGACCACCTGGCCAAACCGGCGATCAGGGCGAATGGGCTCGCCACCTGGAAGAAGGATATTACAAAATTCAAAGACCAAAGCCACGTGCATTGTAAGGTATCCGGCATCGTTACAGAAGCCGATTGGAACAACTGGACTGCAGATGAGATATATCCATACCTCGATGTAGTGGTGGATACTTTTGGCATTAACCGGCTCTTGTTCGGGTCAGACTGGCCGGTATGCCTGGTGGCTGCTGAATACAACCAGGCGAAAGCATTAATTGTAGAATATTTTGCAGCATTTACTCCCGGAGAAAATGAACTTTTATTTGGCGGGAATGCTGAACGATTTTATCACCTTCAATAA
- a CDS encoding fumarylacetoacetate hydrolase family protein gives MKLIRFGEAGKEKPGVCIQERNYDVSGFIQDYNEAFFESGGIAHLQSMLSRYENMLPLIPEGSRLGAPVSRPSKIVCIGLNYIDHARETKATPPTEPVIFMKSTTAIIGPFDDVVIPRGSEKSDWEVELAIVIGKKASYVKEEEALDYVAGYLLHNDISERAFQLERGGTWDKGKGCDTFAPLGPWLVTPDEIPDIHNLRLWLSLNGKMVQDGNTNNLIFNIPHLISYTSQFMTLLPGDVISTGTPAGVGLGMNPQVFLQPGDVMELGIEGLGISRQKTIAYGKD, from the coding sequence ATGAAACTGATCCGATTTGGTGAGGCCGGCAAAGAAAAACCCGGTGTTTGCATCCAAGAAAGGAATTATGATGTATCCGGATTTATCCAGGACTACAATGAAGCTTTTTTTGAGAGTGGCGGGATTGCCCATTTGCAATCGATGTTATCGCGCTATGAAAATATGTTGCCCCTTATACCCGAAGGAAGCAGGCTGGGTGCGCCCGTGAGCCGTCCATCCAAAATTGTCTGCATCGGGCTCAACTATATTGACCATGCCCGGGAAACCAAGGCCACGCCACCCACAGAACCAGTGATCTTCATGAAATCTACCACGGCCATAATCGGGCCTTTTGATGATGTGGTGATTCCCCGTGGCTCTGAAAAATCAGACTGGGAAGTGGAACTGGCCATTGTCATCGGCAAAAAAGCCAGCTATGTAAAAGAAGAAGAAGCACTGGATTATGTTGCCGGATACCTGCTGCATAATGATATCAGTGAACGGGCTTTCCAATTGGAAAGGGGCGGTACCTGGGATAAGGGCAAGGGCTGCGATACCTTTGCACCGCTGGGACCCTGGCTGGTAACACCGGATGAAATTCCGGATATTCATAACCTGCGCTTATGGCTTTCGCTGAATGGTAAGATGGTGCAGGATGGCAATACCAATAACCTGATCTTTAATATTCCCCACCTTATCTCGTATACCAGCCAGTTCATGACCCTGCTGCCCGGTGATGTGATCTCCACCGGCACCCCGGCTGGAGTTGGTTTAGGGATGAACCCGCAAGTATTTTTACAACCCGGTGATGTGATGGAATTAGGGATCGAAGGACTCGGTATTTCGCGCCAGAAAACTATTGCCTATGGCAAGGATTGA
- a CDS encoding SDR family NAD(P)-dependent oxidoreductase, producing the protein MFNYQNKVVVITGGASGIGRAATIAFAKFGAIVHVIELQDAGWTDLLTEIRGAGGNAFIHTCDVSQQENVLSVFAAIGRVDVLVNNAGIAHIGKVTTTSTQDLDRLFNVNVKGVYNCMYAAIPLMQKQGGGVILNMSSIAALLGLPDRFAYSMTKGAVHAMTLSAARDYLADKIRVNCISPARVHTPFVDGFIAKNYPGREEEMFAKLSASQPIGRMGKPEEIATLALYLCSDEAAFITGTDYPIDGGFITLNT; encoded by the coding sequence ATGTTTAATTACCAGAATAAAGTTGTCGTTATCACCGGTGGTGCCAGTGGTATAGGACGGGCAGCTACCATTGCCTTTGCGAAATTTGGCGCTATCGTCCACGTGATCGAATTGCAGGATGCCGGCTGGACAGACCTGCTTACCGAGATCCGGGGTGCAGGTGGGAATGCGTTCATCCATACCTGTGATGTTAGCCAACAGGAAAATGTGCTTTCTGTTTTTGCCGCAATCGGCCGCGTTGATGTGCTGGTGAATAATGCCGGTATCGCCCATATCGGTAAAGTAACCACCACATCAACACAGGACCTCGACCGGCTCTTCAATGTTAATGTGAAAGGGGTATATAATTGCATGTACGCCGCTATCCCGCTCATGCAAAAACAAGGCGGGGGTGTGATCCTGAACATGAGTTCCATCGCAGCTTTGCTGGGATTACCCGATCGCTTTGCCTATTCCATGACCAAGGGCGCCGTACATGCCATGACATTATCTGCAGCACGCGATTACCTGGCCGACAAGATCAGGGTGAATTGTATTTCTCCCGCCCGCGTCCATACACCTTTTGTAGATGGTTTCATTGCCAAAAATTATCCGGGCCGCGAAGAAGAAATGTTTGCCAAATTATCGGCTTCACAACCCATCGGAAGAATGGGAAAACCCGAAGAGATCGCCACACTGGCACTCTATCTCTGTTCTGATGAAGCCGCATTTATCACCGGCACCGATTACCCTATTGATGGTGGATTTATAACTTTAAATACCTGA
- the fucP gene encoding L-fucose:H+ symporter permease: MPKSNKYLLPFILVTSLFFLWAFLHNINPILIPHLKKACQLSDTQSALIDFSVYMGYFIIALPAGWFMNKYGFKKGLVFGLLLYGIGALLFYPAASARSYTFFLFALFVIAAGATFLETIANPYITKLGDPATATQRLNFAQSFNGVGAFVAPIIGGKFILSGIEHSNTELSQMQTNGTLDAYLQTEADTIKIPYLIIAACVFLLTVVFYIVKLPEGEDNTQGSPEDEKFSLSILKNRQVRNAVIAQFFYIGAQVCVGSFFIRFARYVMEMPEKDAAYWWGSIAMVGFMVGRFTGTFLMKYIPAARLLLIFAIISVVLLTVGTFLPGPVAVYCVMASPFFMSIMFPTIFALGINGLGHGGRMASSLLVMSIVGGAFFPLIMGQVSDLSGGNIQLAYIVPLLCFAVVGWFAWSQSKSDQVIVVGAGH, encoded by the coding sequence ATGCCGAAATCCAACAAGTACTTATTGCCTTTTATATTGGTCACTTCCTTGTTCTTTTTGTGGGCCTTCCTGCACAATATCAACCCGATTTTGATTCCTCACCTGAAAAAGGCCTGCCAGCTGAGTGATACCCAGAGCGCCCTGATCGATTTCTCTGTTTATATGGGCTATTTTATCATTGCACTGCCGGCCGGTTGGTTCATGAATAAATATGGGTTTAAAAAGGGGCTGGTATTCGGACTCTTGTTATATGGTATCGGCGCCTTGCTGTTCTACCCGGCTGCTTCCGCCCGCAGTTATACTTTCTTCCTCTTTGCACTTTTTGTGATCGCTGCCGGTGCTACTTTCCTTGAAACAATTGCCAATCCGTATATTACAAAACTGGGTGATCCGGCGACCGCAACACAGCGCCTGAATTTCGCCCAGTCTTTTAATGGCGTTGGTGCCTTTGTAGCCCCCATCATCGGGGGGAAATTCATCCTGTCCGGCATCGAACATTCCAATACTGAACTTAGCCAGATGCAGACCAATGGCACCCTGGATGCCTACCTGCAAACAGAAGCGGATACCATTAAAATACCCTACCTTATAATTGCAGCCTGTGTTTTCCTGCTGACCGTTGTTTTTTATATCGTGAAATTGCCGGAAGGGGAGGACAATACGCAAGGATCACCGGAAGATGAAAAATTCTCTTTGTCCATCCTGAAAAACCGCCAGGTAAGGAACGCGGTAATAGCCCAGTTTTTCTATATCGGGGCCCAGGTTTGTGTGGGTAGTTTCTTCATCCGCTTTGCCCGCTATGTGATGGAGATGCCGGAAAAAGATGCTGCTTACTGGTGGGGATCCATTGCCATGGTGGGCTTCATGGTTGGCCGGTTTACCGGGACCTTCCTGATGAAGTATATTCCAGCCGCCCGCCTGTTACTGATATTTGCCATCATTAGTGTTGTCCTGCTAACCGTAGGGACTTTCCTTCCAGGGCCTGTTGCAGTTTACTGCGTGATGGCATCCCCCTTCTTTATGTCCATTATGTTCCCGACGATCTTCGCGCTGGGGATCAATGGACTTGGGCATGGTGGCCGGATGGCTTCTTCCTTACTGGTGATGTCCATTGTCGGTGGCGCTTTCTTCCCGCTTATTATGGGCCAGGTTTCTGACCTGAGTGGCGGAAACATACAGTTAGCGTACATTGTGCCGCTTTTGTGTTTTGCAGTGGTTGGCTGGTTCGCCTGGTCACAATCCAAATCAGACCAGGTTATAGTAGTAGGTGCCGGACATTAA
- a CDS encoding Crp/Fnr family transcriptional regulator, translating to MEHQLLLSSFRQYINLTAEEEQEVLQYITPRNFKRGEFINVEGEVNRYTNFIVSGSSRVYYIDNDGQEHVVQLGISGWWVGDFPSFIMQTPATMYTEALEKTSILAFNFDKLQLVYDRIPKIERFFRLLIQKAYAAFHKRTLQSLSMDAEQRYLAFAAAYPEMDQQVSAKYIASYLGMSPEFLSTIKKRIVVKQREKRKNIK from the coding sequence ATGGAGCACCAATTACTGCTGTCCAGCTTCAGGCAATACATTAACCTTACCGCAGAAGAAGAGCAGGAAGTATTGCAGTATATCACACCAAGAAATTTTAAACGGGGTGAATTTATAAATGTGGAAGGGGAAGTGAACCGCTATACTAATTTTATAGTGAGCGGAAGTTCCAGGGTTTATTATATTGATAATGACGGGCAGGAACATGTAGTGCAACTAGGTATCAGCGGATGGTGGGTGGGAGATTTTCCCAGCTTCATCATGCAAACACCCGCCACTATGTACACAGAGGCGCTGGAAAAAACATCAATACTTGCTTTTAATTTCGATAAGCTTCAATTAGTTTATGACCGAATCCCTAAAATAGAAAGGTTTTTCAGGCTATTGATCCAAAAAGCATATGCCGCTTTTCATAAAAGAACCCTACAATCTTTAAGTATGGACGCCGAACAGCGGTACCTAGCCTTTGCTGCTGCTTACCCGGAGATGGACCAGCAGGTTTCTGCAAAATACATTGCTTCTTATTTGGGAATGTCTCCGGAGTTTTTAAGTACAATCAAAAAGAGGATCGTTGTTAAACAACGGGAGAAACGAAAAAATATCAAATAA
- a CDS encoding DoxX family protein translates to MKLAQTIVHTENHVSGLLLRLTLGIVILPHGLQLLLGWFGGYGFNGSMQYFTGSVGLPWLVAFSVIVLQSLGALLILAGAVTRVMAFSTIILFIGMIVTAHAEHGFFMNWGGNQQGEGFEYHILVIGLALLLLINGAGNFSFDYFASKTWIKKAA, encoded by the coding sequence ATGAAACTTGCACAAACTATTGTACACACAGAAAATCATGTAAGCGGTTTATTGTTAAGGCTTACATTAGGAATTGTTATCCTGCCACATGGCTTACAGTTATTGCTGGGCTGGTTTGGCGGATATGGTTTTAACGGAAGCATGCAATACTTTACCGGCAGTGTTGGTTTGCCCTGGCTGGTAGCTTTTAGCGTCATCGTACTGCAATCGTTGGGTGCCCTGCTGATACTGGCAGGAGCGGTTACAAGGGTAATGGCTTTCTCTACCATAATTTTATTTATTGGTATGATAGTTACTGCCCATGCAGAACATGGTTTTTTTATGAACTGGGGTGGCAACCAACAGGGGGAAGGATTCGAATACCACATACTGGTTATCGGCCTGGCTTTACTTTTACTCATCAATGGTGCAGGTAATTTTTCCTTTGATTACTTTGCATCCAAAACCTGGATTAAAAAAGCCGCATAA
- a CDS encoding VOC family protein, producing the protein MIKGLFETHVYVKDLVRAIEFYSELPGLQQCHSDELRKVAFFWVGSPKKFMLGIWEMPETELKPRHFAFECDREWILNESVNFLQSKNIRSYNFLKDGTERPMVFCWMPAIAIYFEDPDGNVLEFISMLDGEGNPALGVVAYDDWIKFKRENK; encoded by the coding sequence ATGATCAAAGGGCTGTTTGAAACACATGTTTATGTAAAAGACCTGGTAAGGGCTATTGAATTTTATTCAGAATTACCGGGCTTACAGCAATGTCATTCCGATGAACTAAGAAAGGTGGCATTCTTTTGGGTAGGATCTCCTAAAAAGTTCATGCTGGGGATTTGGGAAATGCCGGAAACAGAATTGAAGCCAAGGCATTTTGCTTTTGAATGTGACCGGGAATGGATATTGAATGAATCAGTAAATTTTCTTCAATCAAAAAACATCCGTAGCTATAATTTTTTAAAAGACGGCACCGAAAGACCGATGGTATTTTGCTGGATGCCCGCCATTGCTATTTATTTTGAGGATCCTGACGGCAATGTACTGGAATTTATCAGTATGCTGGACGGTGAGGGAAACCCCGCCTTGGGTGTTGTTGCCTATGATGATTGGATAAAGTTCAAAAGAGAGAATAAATAA